GGCACTTGAGTTACCAATGGGTTATTCGTACCTATTGAAACAGAAGTTAATAGTGTACCGTTCAACTGGGTCCCTGAGATaggcaaagaagaagaaaacaaaattgaCGTCGAGGTGCTGGCAGTCTGAGATAATAATGTCGTGATTTTACGCATTGTTGGTGCACTGGAAATAGTTGAAGCCACATCGGGAAGCGAACTTAAATTGTCTACCCAACTTTTAGTACTACTGAAGCTACCATATGTATTAGTCTTTTGACCCGTCACAGCAGGATCATTGCTAGAGCCTGAGCTCAAGGGTTGATATGATTTGCTTGCATAGTTTGATGACCACAACGAACCCTGCATCACTGTCCTTGAAGTGGAATCTCTACTCTGTGAATtaattgaagaagttgttgCTTCATTCTTCAACGAAATTTTTAAGGGACTTTGAGAAGATGCTGATACTCTTGTCACAACTGCCGATTGTGCAACATAAGGTTTGCCCACCGTCGCTGTTGTGTATGTTAGAGTTTCAATTACATCGGTCTCCAATACTCTATCGGGATTATTCGATATGaaacttatataagagCATTCGACAAAACTTAAAAGAAATATGATTGACAGATATAACTGCATATTGACTGGTTTTTTATTGGTGTATGCAGACTGTTTCTGTGGTtaaatttttatctttttgatgACAGGCACCAGTAACATACTTGATActcatcctgaaacaaaaCTGCATTaagtatttatatataatctaTTGTACCTGATAGTCGTCTTTGTATGGCCTGTATGCCCGCCATTCTATTCATGCCCAGCTTTTAACTTTCTAGGTTCAGCTCGAGGATTAACCAGTTTTGCCTTGGTTGCCGAATTGGGAAACTTTCGTGCCTTCCTTGCTGGCTTCACTAATAAAACTTGCCGAGAAAAGCTTAGCTTGCTGGATGTCCCtatcaaatttcaaaagaattcaggaagagaaaacaaaaggaaagctGGACTGCCTTCAGAGGAAATGTCAGCAGATACCAAATTCGGTCATTGACTTGATAGCTAAGTTTTAATCGATAATCTTGttcgtttttttcaaagaatgtGACAAGCAAGCTCATTTTAATTCCGAGTGTAGGCAAGCTGTTGCTAAACTTATAATCTCAAATGGGAAATAGATGGGTAGCTAAAAGCGCAGGAGGACTGGACTACTGTTCACTACTGTAATGTTCTTGCTTTACGAACCACCAAGCTTCGCCACCTTGAGAAGATCCTACGAAGGCCTTCAGCACTGAGTACACTTTCTTTGCAGCTTCATGCAATGCAGTTCTTcgaatatttgaaaattgataaaaaacttAGTTATATGTTTATGTAGGTTTAAAAACTCACAACGCTCTTGCATTAATTGCTTTCTCTATATAGCAATTCCTTTATTAGATGAAGGAGTTTTTGACTTGAATAGGAATATCAATTTGAGAGGTACCTACAGATTTGTTAAATTGAAGTTTCACGCGAAGTAAATACGATCTAGAGCATAAACAGCTTTGAAAACTAGGTACTATAGTGCCTTTGAAATCCTCGTTGAATTTTATGTTCAGGGACAATGTTTTCGTATATTCTGTTGCGCCGATACGATTCCATCCATTTAATTTACAATGTGAGAATGACGAGGAACTGTGATTTGATGAGGCCGTCTTGATTATGCTGCGAGATGCTCGAGGTATTATGCTGGAAATCGAATAAGGAGAGCAAGGATGCACATCATTTGCTACAGCTAGTTTTGACTTCAATGCATTTTCCACAACAGTAACGTCAACCTCCGTGTGAGCTAATACTTGCACGTCTTTTATTGTACTTAGAGGCATTAGGTGAGAGAACATGAGGGGTTTACCATGCAGGCTGGCCTTTGCAGTTTCATCAAGAAGTGAATTTATCCTTGTTTCATTGTTAGTAAAGTTATCACTATATGCTTCAATATTTGCCAGtatttctttaaatgaCTTCTTAACTTCGTCGAATTTCCGTTTGTTCACTAGTAAATCAGTGTGGAATTCCAGTGGCTTACAATCTTCTGTCTTTTCTGTTAAACAAATTAGTTGTGTCTGTATACTACTAATCTCAGGAGGGTCATGAGGGACACTGTTTGCCGCTTGAACACACACTAACTCTATTTTTAGGGTTTCGAGTTTTTCTCGTTCTTCAATCGGGAGAagacttttcaaatttgaccAGTTTGATTGACTTTGCTTGCTTTTCATTGCAAATGcattttgcttttgaatTAAGGCAGGGCACCGATATGGTAAGGAGCTAGTGGGAGGTTTAactttcatcattattagtccatttttctcaaaattcaTTCTTGAAGTGAAATTATCTGGTTGAGATGAGGATGCATTATGGACACTATTAAGAACTTTACTTTTGAGAAATGCACTTTTGATACTAGTGTTGAAGAAAGGGAGTATAGAATAAGTCATTTCAGATTCGATATAATCATTCTCAATGTAGGACCTCTTTTCGGCTGCGCAATTTTTAACAATTTCAGGTGACTTGTTCCACGAGTAGTTCCTTTTTGGGAGGATTGGATAAGCGTGATTGTTGATATCCGATATATCATCTTCATGAATAGGAACTGCTCGTTCTGACTTACAAAGAATTTGTTCTATCTTCTCGAGTCTTTTTGCAATAGCGACATTGAAATCTTCGATACTATTGaagcatttttctttactgaTGGGCTCGCAGCCAAACCCAAATGGAACCATTCTGATACtgtatttcttttcactcATCAAACAAATACTCCCAGATCGTATATCTTTGCCTACAATCATAGCATTTATTGAATAGCTGATATTGCTAGTTGTAGAATTATCCATTAATAAAAGTGGGGAGCCTCTTTCTGACAAACGACCGTAACCCAaactatttgaaaactttaaatTCGCATCTACATTAGCACTTGAGGATCTATCGAAGCCAAGCGTTGGAGGTAAGAGAGAGTGGGAAAAGTGCCTGTGCTTACAGCTTACTTCTAGTAGCTGGTTTGGAATCTTGAATGCGAAGAACTTTTTACGTTTATCGCCTGGATTTAATGTTCTCTCGTTAGATAGTCCAAAGCTCGTTTTATCAATGGAATCGAAAAATCCACAGAGGTCCTCACCAGTATTTACATCTTCTTGATTGTATGACCAGCTCGCCGCCATATCTACCATTCtcaaaaaagtttttgttgttttttgaGTTCCAAAAGATGATTTTGTCTTTGAGCTTGTTGTACCCTCTAAAGTTAGATAAAACATGTCAAACTTTATCGGTGTAGTCGATCTGTTCTCTACAGTAAAATATCCATGAATGATGTCACCAGATGTATATTCCTTTAGCATGCCCCCGTATTTAGGAGCCTGCCCAAGTTTCGGGGCAGTTTTCGTAACAAATAGTTCAATCGATATGGCAGTTTCAACTCTAGGAAGAGCatagattttttcaaccgGTATACCTTTAAGTCCATCATGGTTAAAAATCTGGGGGCTAGAAGAATCAGAAGCCAACCGGCGAACACCAGTGGTCgtttcaagattttctgGGCCAGCAGTGTCATCGCTAACCATTCTCATGTTAGACTCAGACTCACCATGCGGAAGAGCACTCTGAATCCCAGAAGCAACCTCATAATAAGGTGGATTTTCGTGAAAGTAGGTGTCAAAACTAGACTGGGGTATATTAATGTGCAAATTTTCATACATTTCAAAAGACGGCAGTAGTTCTGGAAGGACAAAGTCATCCTGTTGGACGTTCGTCTCGCCCGAACCATGATCTTCACTGTTATATATGTgatcatcattttcttttttcttggatgtCCCACTTTCCAGTTCCTCAGATGAAACTCTTCCTAAGAGTGTagacgacgaagaagatgctCTTTGACAGGTTGCAAAgttattttgttctttggATTTTCGCATTAAATTAGTGTCGTAAAAAGCCGCCTAATGGTGTGTATGGTTTGTGAGGCTATTCAGTATTTTTGGATTTAAATACTAATGATTATGGAAGAGCAGCCTTACCTATTTGTGAGATTGATTAGTCAAGGTAAATCTCGAAGCAGACAGATtcataataaaaataaaaagtctAGAGTGTCATGTAGGCATATGAGTGTAAGTGGAGAACTCTTCTCTTTATAAACTCGAATCAATTGTTCAgttctttttataaatgAGAACTACTACAGCCTTGCCTATCTGCAGGCAATCTTAGTAATCCAGGCGAATTGTCAAAGGGACGGCTCACTAGAAAAGTGCTCGGTCAAGATAAAGTGGCAGAAATAGATAGCATGTAAGCGAATAAGACGAGACAGTATGAATGAGTCACCAGAGAAATATACGAAATGATAAGTGAAAGCTCAAAAAAAGCTCAAAATTCTACTTGAATTCGCTTACTATCTCGCGAACTGTATTTCTGGTTATCATTACgtaattttcaatatccCAGTTTGATTAATCACAATCTGAAATTGCTAATAAAATTGTTTTTCCATGATATTCTAGAACATGCACTTTTTGCCGCTTCTAAAAAGATTTCTGTGATGAAAGTATTGTCGCTTATGAATCGAATCAGCCTCAAGAAGTTACATACTGTGTCTTAAGCACAGAATGACTTTTTTGAGGCGAAATTAGTATTGTCGTGACTCTTTAAACGGCGCAAGATTTGATTCTCTTCCATGATGTTCGATGACAAGGGGTCACTGGATAGAATAATATTTGAGCAATTATATGAGATCAAGCAATTGCTGTTCTCTGTTACCCAAGGGCGCCCTTAAAAAAAGCCACTGTGATGTCTTCAatgtttttcaacttctttcACATCCAATAATATGGCTTGACTCTCTAATAAGTTGTATAGATCCTTTCATGATTGAGATACAAAGATTGTGTTCGCGTACATGTAACTCAGGTGCTCTTATTCCACAATGGAGTAGCCTCTTTTTCGTAAGtctgaagaaattgttcCAATTCGAATGAATCCttgcttttccttttcttatttAAGTGGGTAATTGGGGCCTGAAATGTAAAACGGATAATTATACTAATATCACATAAATATTGTGGCACTTACTTCACGCGAAAAACATTGTATTTACTGTTTGACTATAAAAAGCCAGTGTTTCCATTGTGGAACTTACTGTTAGCGCTTGAGCTCCTTTGGTTCATCCCTACAGGTCATGTTTGTGTTAGTAACGTCTTGAGCTTAATATGAGAGAGCGTTGTATAAAGACGTAACTCAGGGTCCTTTGATGTCTGGGTGTAGCGTTAGATGGCTCTAAATAGTATATTTATGTCCATTGTATATAATGCAAGTGctaaagatgaagaatctCCTCTTAATATTGTTTATTACCGGCACTCGGTACTGATATATGAAAATACGAAGAAATGTTCTGAATGACATCGGTATTATTATATGACTGGAAATATTTACTGTAATTACGCTTTATGGCATCTTATTTTGAGTATGCGGTTTATGGCGCTGCATACAGCATTTGTATTGTCAGTGTATCGATAATAATACGAATCTTATTATACAATAGCTATTTCAAATCTGCTACGATGAAGATACTCCATATCGTACAAGATAAGGACGATATCAATTTCACTAGTGGCTGCATTTATCGATaaattcaatttcatccGCCAGATATTTGAGGTCTTGCATTTAAACTTAGCTGACAGCATGCTCTACAAATTATTCTAACCACCGGACCTATTTCCTGAGAATAATACCGAGAAGAGCCTTATCAAAAGACAATACGCTCCAATTTCTGCCATACTAAGCCGCGCCTTCTCCTCCGCTGCCTTGTCAAGCTGGAATTAAAGGTATCCCTTTAAAACGTACCCTTCCAAAATACGAAATTGCTCAGATATTCAGATCCGTCGTTTTTGAATTACCATTAATGCTGGCAAGATTATTGAAGGTAGACTTTAAGTCAATCTAGATATTATGGCTTTTCGTACAATGGAAAATGATCCTGTGGACGTAGAAAGTCCTGATTCTGATACTTTTGATGCTTCAGCAACAATCAGATCATTTGTGAAAGAGGCTTCAGAACAAGGTATTCACCTTCGCAAGGCCGGTGTGAGTATGGAGTGTGTCTCGGTTGAAGGTATCGACTCTTCACTCTTGGAAGGGCAAACCTTTGGTGATATCTTGTGTTTACCATGGACAATCGTCAAAGGTATTCGTGAACGAAAGAACCGTAGCAAGATGaggaagattttgaaggatGTCAGTTTGTTGGCTAAACCAGGAGAGATGGTTCTTGTCCTAGGTAGACCTGGTGCTGGTTGCTCTTCACTTTTGAAGTGTGCTGCTGGCGAGACCAATCAGTTTGCAGGTGATCTAACAGGTGATATATCATATGATGGTATCTCTCAGAAGGAAATGATGCAACATTATAAGGCAGACGTGATTTACAATGGTGAGCAGGACGTTCATTTCCCATACTTGACGGTGAAACAAACTTTAGATTTTGCCATTGCTTGTAAGATGCCCGCAAAGAGGGTTAATAATGTCACAGGAGCAGAATATATTGCTGCCAATAGAGATTTTTATGctcaaatttttggtttagCACATACTTACGATACTAGGGTCGGTAATGATTTTGTTAGCGGCGTCTCCGGTGGTGAGCGTAAACGTGTTTCCATCGCTGAAGCATTAGCAGCGAGAGGTTCAATCTATTGCTGGGATAATGCCACGAGAGGTCTTGACGCCTCTACAGCATTAGAGTTTGCTCAAGCCATCCGCACTATGACAGAGTTGTTGGGCTCAACGGCTCTAATTACCATTTACCAGGCAAGTGAAAACATTTATGAAACATTTGATAAAGTTACTGTCTTATATGCCGGCAGACAGGTATTTTACGGCAAAGCTACCGAAGCTAAGGactattttgaaaatatggGATATTTGTGTCCACCAAGACAATCTACCGCCGAATATTTGACTGCTATTACCGATCGTAATGGCCTACACAAAATAAAACCGGGATTTGAGTTCCATGTACCCCGTACCGCTGacgaatttgaaaaatactgGCTTAATTCCCCAAACTTCAGCAACTTACAACgtgaaattcaagaatataAAGAAGAAGTCGACACTCAGAGAACTAAAAGAACATATAATGAGTCTATGGCGCAAGAAAAGTCGAAAGGAGCGAGAAAATCGTCCTATTATACGATTTCTTACTGGAAGCAGGTTAGGCTTTGTACTATTAGGGGTTTTCAGAGAATTTACGGTGATAAATCATACACGGTGATCAACACGTGTGCTGCTATAGCACAATCGTTTATCACTGGATCATTGTTCTACCAAACACCTTCTTCCACTCTGGGTGCCTTTTCCAGAAGTGGTGTTctgtttttttcccttttatATTACTCTCTGATGGGTCTAGCCAATATTAGTTTTGAACATAGGCCAATATTACATAAACACAAGGTCTACTCCTTATACCATCCATCTGCTGAGGCATTGGCAAGTACGATCTCATCCTTTCCATTCAGAATGATTGGTCTAACGTTCTTTATAATCATCCTGTACTTCTTGGCCGGTTTGCATACAAACGCtggagttttttttatcatgtATCTGTTTTTGACCATGTGCTCGGAAGCTATTACAAGTTTGTTCCAAATGATTTCATCTCTGTGTGATACACTGTCACAAGCCAACTCCATTGCTGGTGTTGTGATGTTGTCTATTGCCATGTATTCAACTTATATGATACAATTGCCCTCAATGCACCCATGGTTCAAGTGGATCTCATACATTCTTCCTATTAGATATGCATTTGAATCGATGTTGAACGCAGAATTTCATGGACGGCATATGGATTGTGGCGGTACTTTAGTCCCTTCTGGTCCCGGTTATGAAAATGTCCTATCTGAAAACCAGGTATGTGCCTTTGCTGGTTCTAGGCCTGGCCAGGCTTGGGTTCTTGGCGATGATTATTTGAGGGCCCAATATCAGTATGAGTACAAAAACACTTGGAGAAACTTCGGTATTATGTGGTGTTTCCTAATTGGTTACATCGTCTTGAGAGCCCTTTTCACTGAATACAAAAGTCCTATTAAAAGCGGTGGCGATGCTCTAGTCATCAAGAAAGGAGCAAAGAATACTTTACAAAAAACATGGAGcaacaaaaatgatgaagaaaatatcaatatGTCCATAACAACACAAGATAACAAAGACATAGCTTCAAGTAACGGCGATAGCACACATACGGAGTTTGAAGGCTTAGAATCTACTGGAGTGTTTATTTGGAGAAACGTTTCATTTACAATCCGACACTCTAATGGACAACGTAAACTTTTGGACAACGTAAGTGGGTACTGCGTACCTGGTACGTTAACAGCACTGATAGGTGAGTCCGGCGCTGGTAAGACCACTCTGTTAAATACCTTGGCTCAAAGAAACGTGGGAACGGTTACTGGCGACATCCTGGTAGACGGTCTCCCAATGGACGCCAGTTTTGAGAGGCGTACTGGATATGTACAACAGCAGGACCTTCATACTGCAGAGCTTACCGTCAGGGAATCGCTGCAATTTAGCGCTCGCATGCGTCGACCACAATCTATTCCTGACGTTGAAAAGATGGAGTATGtcgaaaaaattatagatattcttgaaatgCAAGAATTCTCAGAAGCTCTCGTTGGTGAAATTGGTTACGGTTTGAATGTTGAACagagaaagaaactttCCATTGGTGTTGAACTAGTTGGCAAACCGGatctgttgttgtttttggaCGAACCAACCTCTGGTTTGGACTCACAATCTGCATGGTCGATTGTCAAGATGTTGAAAAGACTGACCCAAGCAGGACAATCTATTTTGTGTACTATTCACCAACCTTCGGCCACTTTATTTGAACAGTTTGAAAGATTACTGCTTTTGGGAAAAGGCGGTCAAACAGTTTATTTTGGTGAAAtaggaaaaaattcaagctCTGTCgtgaaatattttgaaagcaATGGAGCTAGAAAATGCGAACAAAGCGAAAATCCAGCTGAGTATATTCTAGAAGCCATTGGCGCCGGCGCTACCGCCTCTGTTGAACAAAACTGGTATGATATATGGAAGGCGTCACCTGAAATTGCAAAGGTCAACGAAAAAGTTGATACTATGATCAAAGATTTGCCATCTTCATCAGTACGAAAGATAGATGTGAAACCCTCGAAGTATGCGAcatcatatttttatcaGTTCAGGTATGTGTTGTTTAGATCCAGCCTGACTTTCTGGAGGAACTTAAACTATATTATGGCTAAAATGATGTTGCTGATTATTAGTGGTCTGTTTATTGGTTTTACTTTTTACGGTGTTGGTATCGATGCAATTGGGCTACAAAATAGTTTGTTTGCCTGTTTCATGGCTATCGTTATATCAGCTCCTGCAACAAATCAGATCCAGGAGCGCGCCACTGCTGCCAAGGAACTATATGAAGTTCGTGAGTCTAAATCTAACATGTTCCATTGGTCTCTACTTTTATTCACCCATTATTTAAACGAATTGCCCTACcatttattgttttcaactattttcttcgtttcGTTGTATTTCCCCCTAGGAATCTTCTTCGAGGCCTCTAGGTCAGGCGTATTTTATCTCAACTATGCCATACTCTTCCAACTTTACTACATTGGTCTTGCTTTAGTGGTTCTGTACATGTCGCCAAATCTACAATCTGCTAATGTCATTGTGGGATTcgtactttcttttttgctcTCCTTCTGCGGTGCTGTTCAGCCTGCCTCCCTAATGCCGGGGTTCTGGACATTTATGTGGAAGCTATCTCCTTACACAtattttttgcaaaatttTGTCAGTTTGCTGATGCACAAGAAACCTGTGAGATGTTCGAAGAAGGAGCTTTCCTTCTTTAATCCTCCTATGGGCCAAACATGCGGTGAATTTACCgaaccatttttcaaatttgggACGGGGTATATTGCAAACCCGGACGCTACTTCTGATTGCGCCTACTGCCAGTATAAGGTGGGTGACGAATATTTAGCACGCATCGATGCTAGCTTTAGTTACTTATGGAGAAACTTGGGGTTCATTTGTGCTTACATtatcttcaatatttttgctATGGTCGCAGTTTACTACGTGGTCCAGGTCAAGCATTTCTCGCCCATGAACATTGGTATTGTGAAAAAACTAGCTAGTAaattcaagagaaaaagatcGAGTACTTAACAGAACTATCGGTGTTAGtgaatttcttttaaaTAATTTAACACATTTAGGATCGTATAATGtcaacttcattttttaatttcgCAAATTAGTGTAACGTTCTATGGTCAAGAGGAGAGCTTATCATCTTCCGTCTCCGTTCTCTAATACATGTATTAACAACCGCGAGTGTTATTTACCCCTTATAGTGCATTCTTAATGCAATAGGCGGTAGCAACATCTGCCGATTAAATCCGACTGTTATATTGGTCCATTGTGGAACTACCAACGTAAGACGGTTCTGTTTCGCAAGCTAAGATTTTTCCACTCGAACTAAAATTATTCGAAGGAGGCTGATCTCCGTCCTTCTGCTACTATGGTCTGAAAGAGAATAAGGACTCGACGGAGCAACCACAGCCTAGCTGTTTTGAATCACAGGACCCAAAACATATTTGTAGCTTGGCCTTTGCTCTTTTAGAACAGTAaatctgattttttttagatcATATATCATTATAAAAATGTCTTATTTACAGACAAATAAAGTGACACTATAAAGGTGAAATAATCTCAACTTGGTCTAAATTCCGAAACGATATTGAGTCTCTGAAGTGTATACCTCGCCGCGCTTCAAAAGAACACAATCTCTCCATTTATCATGGTTAATGGCGTCAACGTATCTGCCTTGTTGAACGGCGAATCCTGATCTTGGTGTAAATTTACCGCATAAATTGTCACCAGTGTAGAGATGAACAGTTGGTTCTGTTGTCGAGACCTCAAAAGTGATGCGCGATTCCGGGTGGTAAGCCTTAAAAACAGGAACTAACTTGTTTACGCTAACAGAGTCGGTGGTGTGCAAATCCTTATTTGCATCAATAATGAAAGTACAATCAAAAACTGGAGCGTCATCGTGCAAAACGGTAGGCTTAGCGGAATCAAAGGTAGcgatttttctttcgatGATTTTCTCGGTAGGAAGTAGTGCTCCTTCGGTCACTTCCAGTGATTTGTTCGAGCAGACCTTAACTTCTGTACCACTGATAGACTTTTCGTTTTTGGTCTTGTTCAAGTTGAAGTATGAGTGGTTGGTCATATTTATAGGAGTAGCATCTCCACGCACTAATTGTGCCTGATATTTCATGCCCAAAGTCATTTCAGCAACATTCAAGGTGTACTTCACTGTAACTTCCAAATCCCCTGGGAATTCGTTAGGGTTGGGTTGCGTGTGGTCATCCAACAGCTTGAACTCAACAACAAAGACATCCTTGGAAGGATTTTCAACAGGGGATGCCCTATACTGTTTGAGGTTTAAAGAACTGATACTGCTATGATTGGTGTTACCGCAGTTGTTAACAGTCAATTTGTGAGGACCATCCTCCAAACTAAAAACACCCTTGGCAATACGGTTGGCGTAACGACCAACAGTAGCACCCATCATGTTACCATCTGTCAAGTAGTCTTGTACGTTCGAATACCCTTGGACAACTGATTGGTTGTTTACCTTCAGATCCACCAAAGTAGCTCCAAGTGGGGCGATGGTAGCTTGgaatcttttttcatcacCAATTGTGATTACTTTGTACTTGTTTTCAGTGTTACTATTTGTCATTTCTAGCTTATTATCTATTGttgtcaattttttttgctgttCATCATTCGACATGAACAATTGACCTCATAAACTTCAAGATACCTTTGTATTTATACATTTAAAAGCGCTCAGCATACATAGAAGACGTTTAATTTTCATTACTCCACCCCCACTCCCCACAATTCATCGAGTAATCTTAGAAACACGGGGTAGGAAAGCTTATTTCATCGTACCACTTAGTGCACTAGGCTCtcaaatgattttgatCGGCACCTTCTTGGTGGAGAAAATGCGTTCGTTCCGCAAATtgtacaataaaaaaattgtaaaC
The Saccharomyces kudriavzevii IFO 1802 strain IFO1802 genome assembly, chromosome: 14 DNA segment above includes these coding regions:
- the SKDI14G3920 gene encoding aldose 1-epimerase superfamily protein (similar to Saccharomyces cerevisiae YNR071C), with the translated sequence MTNSNTENKYKVITIGDEKRFQATIAPLGATLVDLKVNNQSVVQGYSNVQDYLTDGNMMGATVGRYANRIAKGVFSLEDGPHKLTVNNCGNTNHSSISSLNLKQYRASPVENPSKDVFVVEFKLLDDHTQPNPNEFPGDLEVTVKYTLNVAEMTLGMKYQAQLVRGDATPINMTNHSYFNLNKTKNEKSISGTEVKVCSNKSLEVTEGALLPTEKIIERKIATFDSAKPTVLHDDAPVFDCTFIIDANKDLHTTDSVSVNKLVPVFKAYHPESRITFEVSTTEPTVHLYTGDNLCGKFTPRSGFAVQQGRYVDAINHDKWRDCVLLKRGEVYTSETQYRFGI
- the BSC5 gene encoding Bsc5p (similar to Saccharomyces cerevisiae BSC5 (YNR069C)), with the protein product MRKSKEQNNFATCQRASSSSSTLLGRVSSEELESGTSKKKENDDHIYNSEDHGSGETNVQQDDFVLPELLPSFEMYENLHINIPQSSFDTYFHENPPYYEVASGIQSALPHGESESNMRMVSDDTAGPENLETTTGVRRLASDSSSPQIFNHDGLKGIPVEKIYALPRVETAISIELFVTKTAPKLGQAPKYGGMLKEYTSGDIIHGYFTVENRSTTPIKFDMFYLTLEGTTSSKTKSSFGTQKTTKTFLRMVDMAASWSYNQEDVNTGEDLCGFFDSIDKTSFGLSNERTLNPGDKRKKFFAFKIPNQLLEVSCKHRHFSHSLLPPTLGFDRSSSANVDANLKFSNSLGYGRLSERGSPLLLMDNSTTSNISYSINAMIVGKDIRSGSICLMSEKKYSIRMVPFGFGCEPISKEKCFNSIEDFNVAIAKRLEKIEQILCKSERAVPIHEDDISDINNHAYPILPKRNYSWNKSPEIVKNCAAEKRSYIENDYIESEMTYSILPFFNTSIKSAFLKSKVLNSVHNASSSQPDNFTSRMNFEKNGLIMMKVKPPTSSLPYRCPALIQKQNAFAMKSKQSQSNWSNLKSLLPIEEREKLETLKIELVCVQAANSVPHDPPEISSIQTQLICLTEKTEDCKPLEFHTDLLVNKRKFDEVKKSFKEILANIEAYSDNFTNNETRINSLLDETAKASLHGKPLMFSHLMPLSTIKDVQVLAHTEVDVTVVENALKSKLAVANDVHPCSPYSISSIIPRASRSIIKTASSNHSSSSFSHCKLNGWNRIGATEYTKTLSLNIKFNEDFKGTIVPSFQSCLCSRSYLLRVKLQFNKSVGTSQIDIPIQVKNSFI
- the PDR18 gene encoding ATP-binding cassette multidrug transporter PDR18 (similar to Saccharomyces cerevisiae PDR18 (YNR070W)); protein product: MECVSVEGIDSSLLEGQTFGDILCLPWTIVKGIRERKNRSKMRKILKDVSLLAKPGEMVLVLGRPGAGCSSLLKCAAGETNQFAGDLTGDISYDGISQKEMMQHYKADVIYNGEQDVHFPYLTVKQTLDFAIACKMPAKRVNNVTGAEYIAANRDFYAQIFGLAHTYDTRVGNDFVSGVSGGERKRVSIAEALAARGSIYCWDNATRGLDASTALEFAQAIRTMTELLGSTALITIYQASENIYETFDKVTVLYAGRQVFYGKATEAKDYFENMGYLCPPRQSTAEYLTAITDRNGLHKIKPGFEFHVPRTADEFEKYWLNSPNFSNLQREIQEYKEEVDTQRTKRTYNESMAQEKSKGARKSSYYTISYWKQVRLCTIRGFQRIYGDKSYTVINTCAAIAQSFITGSLFYQTPSSTLGAFSRSGVLFFSLLYYSLMGLANISFEHRPILHKHKVYSLYHPSAEALASTISSFPFRMIGLTFFIIILYFLAGLHTNAGVFFIMYLFLTMCSEAITSLFQMISSLCDTLSQANSIAGVVMLSIAMYSTYMIQLPSMHPWFKWISYILPIRYAFESMLNAEFHGRHMDCGGTLVPSGPGYENVLSENQVCAFAGSRPGQAWVLGDDYLRAQYQYEYKNTWRNFGIMWCFLIGYIVLRALFTEYKSPIKSGGDALVIKKGAKNTLQKTWSNKNDEENINMSITTQDNKDIASSNGDSTHTEFEGLESTGVFIWRNVSFTIRHSNGQRKLLDNVSGYCVPGTLTALIGESGAGKTTLLNTLAQRNVGTVTGDILVDGLPMDASFERRTGYVQQQDLHTAELTVRESLQFSARMRRPQSIPDVEKMEYVEKIIDILEMQEFSEALVGEIGYGLNVEQRKKLSIGVELVGKPDLLLFLDEPTSGLDSQSAWSIVKMLKRLTQAGQSILCTIHQPSATLFEQFERLLLLGKGGQTVYFGEIGKNSSSVVKYFESNGARKCEQSENPAEYILEAIGAGATASVEQNWYDIWKASPEIAKVNEKVDTMIKDLPSSSVRKIDVKPSKYATSYFYQFRYVLFRSSLTFWRNLNYIMAKMMLLIISGLFIGFTFYGVGIDAIGLQNSLFACFMAIVISAPATNQIQERATAAKELYEVRESKSNMFHWSLLLFTHYLNELPYHLLFSTIFFVSLYFPLGIFFEASRSGVFYLNYAILFQLYYIGLALVVLYMSPNLQSANVIVGFVLSFLLSFCGAVQPASLMPGFWTFMWKLSPYTYFLQNFVSLLMHKKPVRCSKKELSFFNPPMGQTCGEFTEPFFKFGTGYIANPDATSDCAYCQYKVGDEYLARIDASFSYLWRNLGFICAYIIFNIFAMVAVYYVVQVKHFSPMNIGIVKKLASKFKRKRSST